Sequence from the Abditibacteriaceae bacterium genome:
GTTGCCGTCTTCGTCGGGAATTTCGGGAAACTTCAGGTCGGCGTTGTTAAACAGCTTGTAAACCGTTGCCGTGCCTCCGGTTGCTTCGCGCGCGAGGGCCAGAACGTCTTCCACTTCTGCCGAACGCACATGAGTGCGGCGACGCTCTAACGTTTCGAAGTAATAGGAATATTCTTCCAGTCCTTGTTGCAAAAAGCTGCGCAAGGTTTCTGGGGCGATGGCCAGAAGTTCTGGCTCAATCCAGGCTGTCGCAGCGCTTAAGCGCGTGCCAAGCATCTTGAGCTTTTCGACACGGTTCAGCGAATCGGAATTGGCATTGTCTTCCGAAAGACGCAGGGAAGCAAACGCGTACAGCTTGCCAAACAAAATGCCAACTTCGTCGCTGGTCTTGAGCGTATCGAGAACATTGGCGGCGTTATCGAGTGCACCTTTGTGAGCCGAAAGCGAGGGCAGCGATTCTTCAAGTTGTGCAAAATCGGTTTCCCACGCGGCTTCTTCAGAATAAATCGTTGTTAAATCCCAGGTTAATTCGAGGGGAACTTCTTCTCGTTTGGGCAGAGGCTTTTGCAAATCGGGCATTGGAATTCCTTCGCTGGAAGTACGGTCGATTTCGACCGTACTTTAGGATAACGAAACTTTTTCTCTACGCGCCCTTGCATCTTCTGCACCATGCGTGTTATTCTATCGATATCACTGATTCGAGTGAAAGCATTGATTCGGAATGAACGACGCAAAGCAGATGCGTCAAGCGGAGAAATATCATGTTGCAATTCAACAGAGCGTCTAAGAAATCGGCCAAGCTGCGACTGGCCTTAATTGGGCCTGCAGGCGCGGGCAAAACCTACTCGGCGCTTGCCGTCGCCAGCCATCTGGAAGGGCCAGTTGCGGTTGTCGATACCGAACGCGGCTCGGCTTCCAAATACTCCGATTCGTTTGAATTCGATGTTCTCGAACTCGAATCGCATTCGCCGCAAACTTACATCGAAGCGATTCAGGCCGCCGAAGAAGCGGGCTACAAAACCCTGATTATCGATTCGCTGTCGCACGCGTGGACGGGTAAGGAAGGCGCACTTTCGCAGGTTGATCGCCTCGCGCGTCGTTCGCAAACCGGCAATACCTTCGGCGCATGGCGCGACGTGACGCCGATGCACAACGCGATGGTCGAAGCCATCGTTTCGGCGCGCATGAACATCATCGCGACAATGCGTGCGAAAACCGAATACGTGCAGGAAAAGAACGAGAAAACCGGTAAAACGACGGTTCGTAAAATTGGTCTGGCGCCGGTTCAGCGCGACGGACTGGAGTACGAATTCGACGTCGTCGCCGATTTGGATCAGGACAACAACTGCATTATCGGCAAAACGCGCTGTCCGGCGCTTGCAGGTCAGGTCTTCCCTAAAGCGGGCCGCGACCTCGCGCGCCAACTCAACGCATGGCTTTCCGACGGAACGACTGGGCCGGTCGGCGAGAATCAGAATCGTCCAGCAGTTCGCCCCGAATTCGCAGCAGCGATTGCCGAACCGGCGAAGCCCGCGAAAGCGGAAGCGCCCAAAGCTCCGGCGAAAAGTGCGCCGAGCGGTGAAATCGTGCCGGGCACTAATTACGACGATGTCTTCGGCGACGACGATTTGCCGGTCTTGTGCAAGTGCGGTTTGGAAGCGAAGTTTGTTCGCGGAAAAAGCGGTGCTGGCTGGGTTTGCGGCAACGAAGACGCTGCGACTGCGTGCGACTTCCGCCAGCGCGAAAGCGTTGCAGCAGCAGCCTAAAGATTCTGTGCAAACGAAAAAAGCCCCGAAGAAATTTTCTTCGGGGCTTTTTTCGTACGGTCGAATTCGACGGTACTCTTCTATTTCATCACTGCGTAAGCAACGATGACCGCTAGCAAACACGTCGTTGCGATGGCAATGATCTGGAATCGGCCAAAGCGTTCGAGAATCTCCGTATGAATCCTTTGAGTCTCCTCCTGACGCGCAGCGCGTTCCGCTTCGCGGG
This genomic interval carries:
- a CDS encoding ATP-binding protein, with the translated sequence MLQFNRASKKSAKLRLALIGPAGAGKTYSALAVASHLEGPVAVVDTERGSASKYSDSFEFDVLELESHSPQTYIEAIQAAEEAGYKTLIIDSLSHAWTGKEGALSQVDRLARRSQTGNTFGAWRDVTPMHNAMVEAIVSARMNIIATMRAKTEYVQEKNEKTGKTTVRKIGLAPVQRDGLEYEFDVVADLDQDNNCIIGKTRCPALAGQVFPKAGRDLARQLNAWLSDGTTGPVGENQNRPAVRPEFAAAIAEPAKPAKAEAPKAPAKSAPSGEIVPGTNYDDVFGDDDLPVLCKCGLEAKFVRGKSGAGWVCGNEDAATACDFRQRESVAAAA